One window from the genome of Magnolia sinica isolate HGM2019 chromosome 4, MsV1, whole genome shotgun sequence encodes:
- the LOC131241977 gene encoding cysteine-rich repeat secretory protein 38-like, with the protein MAHQSGRINGLAQCQPNLSSSTCNLCVQTAKDAVTDLCPNSSAATAWFDGCYIHYYYHTSNSTHEIRVYQSRSNRTHVTDRTHFAYALDALLLRLTADVHLPSRRGFSSGIADYGDGRRVYGLAECLEFVTLENCVACVTRGARELHECCGGSAGGTVVAGSCLVRFESYQFFSSGGMCDAGSDSSGPITSYDEMDGDDCRGFKVKVVWAWSVGVACFVGVVLGVWMLRRKIISVKVATYPLEISEEKL; encoded by the coding sequence ATGGCCCACCAATCAGGCCGCATCAACGGCCTAGCTCAGTGCCAGCCCAACCTCTCATCAAGTACCTGCAACTTATGTGTACAAACCGCAAAAGATGCGGTCACAGATCTATGTCCGAATTCTAGTGCCGCCACGGCATGGTTCGACGGCTGCTACATACACTACTACTACCATACATCCAACTCCACACATGAAATTCGTGTCTACCAATCACGGTCGAACCGTACACACGTTACGGACCGGACCCACTTCGCGTACGCTCTCGACGCATTGCTCCTTCGCCTCACCGCCGACGTTCATCTACCGTCCCGCCGTGGATTTTCATCTGGAATCGCCGATTATGGCGACGGACGCCGAGTCTACGGTTTGGCTGAGTGTCTTGAGTTTGTTACGCTTGAGAATTGTGTGGCCTGTGTCACACGTGGGGCACGTGAATTGCACGAGTGTTGTGGTGGGAGTGCGGGTGGGACCGTTGTTGCTGGGAGTTGCCTTGTACGGTTCGAGAGCTATCAGTTCTTTTCGTCGGGTGGGATGTGCGATGCTGGGTCAGATTCTAGTGGGCCAATCACTAGTTATGATGAGATGGACGGTGATGATTGTAGAGGGTTTAAGGTGAAGGTTGTATGGGCTTGGAGTGTTGGAGTTGCTTGCTTTGTTGGGGTTGTTTTGGGTGTTTGGATGTTGAGAAGAAAGATTATTTCTGTTAAGGTTGCAACCTATCCTCTAGAGATTAGTGAAGAGAAATTGTAA